Below is a window of Aeromonas veronii DNA.
GCAGGAAGATCTCCTGCTGCGGGGAGAGCAGCGCCTCTACCGCGCCATCGCGGCGGCGGATGGTGACGAAGTTCTCGGTGAACTTGACCCAGTTCTTCTTCAGGTTGCTCTCCCACTCGTCGGGATTGGTGCTGACCGCCTGATCCGGCTCGGCCTTGGCTTCCGGCATGCTGACGGTAGAGAGGGGCAGCAGCTCGATCTGGTCGGACAGAGCGGCCAGCTTGAGGGTCAGCCCCTCGCGGTCGATGCGCGGCATCCCCTTGAGTTTGGCGATATCTTCGGCCAGCGCCTTGCGGATCGGCATCAGGCTGGGGTCGTTGAGGGCGGCGATCCGCTCGTCGGCGTTGCCGAGCAGGGTGATGGCGGAGACGAGGTCATGCTCCAGCCACAGCTTGCGGCCCGCCATCCGTACCAGATACTCGGATTCGGCCAGCATCCAGTCGTTGGGGCGCTTGTCGTTGAGATCCAGTACCCGATTCTGCAGACCCTGCATCTCCCCTTGCAGTCGCTGCTGGGTTTGATCCAGCGCGGCCAGCTGCTCGGCATCCTTGCTGCTGGTCTGGTCGATCTTGCTCAGGGCGCTCGCCAGCTGTTGCTTGAGCTGGGCCAGTTCGGCCTGCTGGGCCACTGCGTTCTTGTGACCGTGCAGATAGAGGCCGCCGGTCAGGCCAAGGGCCA
It encodes the following:
- a CDS encoding uroporphyrinogen-III C-methyltransferase → MTEQQESQVKPQPTAVVNGSKNRSGAVLGGVAILLALGLTGGLYLHGHKNAVAQQAELAQLKQQLASALSKIDQTSSKDAEQLAALDQTQQRLQGEMQGLQNRVLDLNDKRPNDWMLAESEYLVRMAGRKLWLEHDLVSAITLLGNADERIAALNDPSLMPIRKALAEDIAKLKGMPRIDREGLTLKLAALSDQIELLPLSTVSMPEAKAEPDQAVSTNPDEWESNLKKNWVKFTENFVTIRRRDGAVEALLSPQQEIFLRENLKTKLLQAQLSVYREQQALYEDSLDKAQRWLTQYFDTDNSATHYMQGEIDKLKGEQIQIDYPAQFKTQAMLEQVLTERLQRILASS